From Acidobacteriota bacterium, a single genomic window includes:
- a CDS encoding 2Fe-2S iron-sulfur cluster-binding protein produces MPTLKILPEARISQVASGTSLLEASLTAGVELPQSCGGRASCTTCRVLVKEGSAGLSPLRLAEREMLAESGLLGSYRLACQARVMGDVVVERPPWPWLEGVHPTTGEGMCRE; encoded by the coding sequence ATGCCCACCCTCAAGATCCTGCCGGAAGCGCGAATCAGTCAGGTGGCCAGTGGCACCAGTCTGCTTGAGGCCAGTCTGACGGCGGGTGTCGAGCTGCCCCAGTCCTGCGGCGGCCGGGCCTCCTGCACCACCTGCCGGGTGCTGGTCAAAGAAGGCTCGGCCGGACTTTCCCCTCTCCGGCTGGCGGAACGGGAGATGCTGGCCGAATCGGGTCTGTTGGGCAGCTACCGTCTGGCCTGCCAGGCCAGGGTTATGGGTGACGTGGTGGTGGAGCGGCCCCCATGGCCCTGGCTCGAGGGCGTCCATCCCACGACGGGCGAAGGGATGTGCCGTGAGTGA
- a CDS encoding sulfatase-like hydrolase/transferase, with the protein MISDRGHAAIPLILVVGWINFKIFLFCPLTIYITNAAEMRVAFVTLIALYFMPFLASMAILVGLGLALPRGPGQCYIAVLAAIGALLWLQSDVLLWGYGPLDGTFIDWPREAWKGYVDTPIWVAVLVAAVYWRRRLFPVVQLLCLFLFAVQLGSLWLMESDPRAESGEKLGRSITHLDPPEKLFRFSVTKNLIHIVLDGFQSDIFEEMVRDSKRYRDALQGFTFFKEATTSSTVTYLSVPSFMTGATYRNHIPVWKFKQEALDGKNVVKVLADAGYQVDIASATDFSLNFYPKGTYFHIRRPFRGKEETERWQAAFMLDLSLFRAAPHFIKRVIYNQQAWSISSMMLELSGLEFKHFSSNEFLRHFTEESSLGRDGPVYKYIHLITPHPPLVVADGNLPSRIPLKKTRENYKRQSAYTLDRIVTFLDKLRALAIYDDSTIIIQSDHGGGLSFKMQAADSGRWIDSMKSDLQVWGSLLPLFLAKPAQSREPLKVSEAQVELNDFSATVAALLGLPEHFGGKSVFAVNTGEERQRRFYLPGSKRNRAAKTGFFEYLQEYVISGSVFQESSWRKGRLYPKPTAYSSREYHWGTVLRFGRTGNVFRFLLDGWSRPNKGGTWTGAKAARLGLEVDPPNSDTVLLSATLRPFVVPDKVPRQRVLIQINDNPVGEWTLTEKRLRTHSLAVPATHFQDEEIVIEFKFPYATSPKEIGMNRDVRTLGGRFRDITLHDGHEP; encoded by the coding sequence ATGATTTCTGATCGAGGACACGCAGCAATTCCCTTGATACTCGTCGTTGGCTGGATCAACTTCAAGATATTCCTCTTCTGTCCTCTCACGATCTACATCACCAATGCAGCAGAGATGAGAGTGGCGTTTGTCACTCTCATCGCGCTTTATTTCATGCCGTTCCTGGCGTCCATGGCCATCCTCGTTGGTCTTGGCCTGGCTCTGCCACGAGGGCCAGGCCAATGCTACATCGCGGTTCTCGCTGCGATTGGCGCTCTTTTGTGGTTGCAAAGCGATGTCCTTCTATGGGGTTACGGCCCGCTGGATGGAACATTCATAGACTGGCCGCGGGAAGCGTGGAAGGGCTATGTGGACACCCCAATATGGGTGGCGGTCCTTGTGGCTGCCGTCTACTGGCGGCGGCGGCTCTTTCCGGTGGTTCAGCTACTCTGCCTGTTTCTGTTCGCGGTCCAGTTGGGATCGCTGTGGTTAATGGAATCCGATCCACGAGCCGAATCGGGTGAAAAGCTCGGGCGCTCGATTACCCACTTGGATCCGCCCGAAAAGCTCTTCCGGTTCTCAGTCACCAAGAATTTGATTCATATCGTCTTGGACGGGTTTCAGTCGGACATCTTCGAAGAGATGGTCAGGGACTCCAAACGTTATCGGGATGCCCTGCAGGGATTCACCTTTTTCAAGGAAGCCACCACCTCGTCGACGGTAACCTACTTGAGCGTTCCTTCATTCATGACCGGGGCGACATACCGAAATCACATTCCCGTGTGGAAATTCAAGCAAGAGGCACTGGATGGTAAAAATGTAGTCAAGGTTCTGGCAGATGCCGGCTATCAGGTCGATATCGCTTCGGCTACGGATTTTTCGCTGAACTTTTATCCAAAAGGGACCTATTTTCATATCCGCCGACCCTTCCGGGGAAAGGAGGAAACGGAAAGATGGCAAGCCGCTTTTATGTTGGACTTGTCTCTGTTTCGAGCCGCCCCCCATTTCATCAAGAGAGTGATTTATAACCAACAGGCCTGGTCGATATCATCGATGATGCTGGAACTGTCGGGCCTGGAGTTTAAACACTTTTCCTCGAATGAGTTTCTCCGACATTTCACCGAAGAGTCATCGCTGGGGAGAGACGGACCTGTCTACAAGTATATTCACCTCATTACACCCCATCCTCCGCTGGTGGTTGCCGATGGAAACCTGCCAAGCAGGATTCCCTTGAAAAAAACCCGGGAGAACTACAAACGGCAGTCCGCCTATACTCTCGACAGGATCGTCACCTTCCTTGACAAACTTCGGGCCCTAGCAATCTACGATGACTCCACGATCATCATTCAGTCGGACCATGGAGGTGGACTTTCGTTTAAGATGCAAGCAGCCGATTCGGGTCGGTGGATTGACAGTATGAAATCCGATCTTCAGGTATGGGGAAGCCTTTTGCCGTTGTTTCTGGCAAAGCCTGCGCAAAGTCGGGAGCCGTTAAAAGTGTCCGAGGCGCAGGTTGAGCTCAATGACTTCTCCGCAACGGTCGCTGCGCTGCTGGGTTTGCCCGAGCACTTTGGCGGCAAGAGCGTTTTTGCAGTAAATACTGGAGAGGAGAGGCAGCGAAGATTCTACCTCCCGGGGTCTAAGCGGAATCGCGCTGCAAAGACCGGATTTTTCGAATACTTGCAGGAATACGTCATTTCGGGCAGCGTTTTTCAGGAATCCTCCTGGCGAAAAGGAAGGCTCTACCCCAAGCCGACCGCGTACTCTAGCCGAGAGTACCATTGGGGTACTGTGCTCAGGTTTGGGAGAACGGGCAACGTTTTTCGATTTCTGCTGGATGGATGGAGCAGACCCAATAAAGGCGGAACCTGGACAGGAGCCAAGGCCGCAAGACTGGGGTTGGAGGTGGATCCTCCCAACAGCGACACTGTACTCCTGAGCGCGACACTGCGCCCCTTCGTTGTGCCGGACAAGGTCCCACGCCAGCGCGTGCTGATCCAAATCAATGACAATCCCGTGGGTGAATGGACGCTGACCGAGAAACGGTTGCGCACCCATTCCCTCGCTGTTCCCGCAACTCATTTCCAGGACGAGGAAATCGTGATCGAATTCAAGTTTCCGTATGCGACCTCCCCCAAGGAAATAGGAATGAATCGTGATGTCCGCACGCTGGGTGGCCGCTTTCGGGATATCACGTTGCACGACGGCCATGAACCCTGA
- a CDS encoding class I SAM-dependent methyltransferase: MNDSIEGLPSSFRDPSGFLFLDRGVLYRQVNRSYREHFEHFVDSGLCSRLVDAGLLVAHEEVDLPPAESPEGFKILRPDPLPFISYPFEWSFSQLQDAALATLAIQKQSLDHGMSLKDGTAYNIQFRNGKPLFIDTLSFERYSEGRPWTAYRQFCQHFLAPLALASYSDIRLSQLLRIHLDGVPLDLASRLLPVRTRFRFSLLTHLHLHAKAQTHFADKPERPVRRSVSRRALQGLIENLESCVAALNWKPPQQEWASYYEDTNYTSEAFRHKEQLVGEYLDRITPKPDMVWDLGANTGLFSRLAASRGMTTIAFDQDPACVERNYRVCRQEGDTNILPLWVDLTNPSPNLGWHGRERMSLLERGSPDAVLALALIHHLAIANNLPLSRLAGFFGELCRSLIIEFVPKTDSQVQRLLASREDIFPSYTREAFEQAFRRYFEIREVSKIRQTERTLYRMERKPL, encoded by the coding sequence ATGAATGATTCGATCGAGGGTCTGCCGTCCTCCTTTCGCGACCCCAGTGGATTTCTGTTTCTCGATAGGGGTGTGCTCTACCGCCAGGTCAATCGCAGTTATCGGGAACATTTCGAGCACTTCGTGGACTCGGGGCTCTGTTCGAGACTGGTCGATGCAGGGCTCCTGGTGGCTCATGAGGAGGTGGACTTGCCACCAGCGGAGTCGCCGGAAGGTTTCAAGATTCTCAGGCCGGATCCGTTACCCTTCATCTCCTATCCCTTCGAGTGGAGCTTCAGCCAGCTCCAGGATGCTGCCCTGGCCACACTGGCGATCCAAAAGCAAAGCCTGGACCATGGCATGTCCCTCAAGGACGGCACCGCCTACAATATCCAGTTCCGCAATGGGAAACCCCTGTTTATCGACACCTTGTCCTTTGAAAGGTACTCGGAAGGCCGGCCCTGGACAGCCTATCGCCAATTCTGCCAGCATTTCCTGGCGCCCTTGGCCCTGGCGAGCTACTCCGATATTCGACTCAGCCAGTTGCTCCGGATTCACCTGGACGGTGTTCCCTTGGACCTGGCCAGTCGACTGTTGCCCGTTCGCACCCGATTCCGGTTTTCCCTGCTGACCCACCTCCATCTTCATGCCAAGGCCCAGACGCACTTTGCCGACAAGCCGGAACGCCCAGTCCGCCGGTCCGTCAGCCGCAGGGCGCTGCAGGGCTTGATCGAGAACCTGGAATCCTGCGTGGCGGCGCTCAATTGGAAGCCGCCCCAACAGGAATGGGCCTCCTACTATGAAGACACCAATTACACCAGTGAGGCCTTTCGCCACAAGGAGCAACTGGTGGGCGAGTATCTGGACCGAATCACCCCCAAACCCGACATGGTTTGGGACCTGGGCGCCAACACGGGACTGTTCAGTCGTCTGGCCGCAAGCCGCGGGATGACCACTATCGCCTTCGATCAGGATCCCGCCTGCGTTGAGCGAAATTACCGGGTCTGCCGGCAGGAAGGGGATACCAACATCCTGCCTCTTTGGGTCGACTTGACCAATCCCAGTCCCAACCTGGGTTGGCACGGCCGTGAACGAATGTCCCTGTTGGAACGAGGCTCCCCGGACGCCGTCCTGGCCCTGGCTCTGATCCACCACCTGGCCATTGCCAACAACCTGCCTCTGTCCCGTCTGGCCGGCTTTTTCGGTGAACTGTGCCGCTCGCTGATCATTGAGTTCGTCCCCAAGACCGACTCGCAGGTGCAACGGCTGCTGGCTTCGAGGGAGGACATCTTTCCAAGCTACACCCGGGAGGCCTTCGAGCAGGCCTTCAGACGCTATTTCGAAATCAGAGAGGTCAGCAAGATCCGACAAACCGAGAGGACGCTGTATCGCATGGAGAGAAAACCACTGTGA
- a CDS encoding aminotransferase class III-fold pyridoxal phosphate-dependent enzyme yields the protein MNPPMQGSDTLTRGTRVPESTRLYRRADNLIAGRTHLFGRRAELHAQGISPVYSHRQQGCRLWDVDGNEYLDFNLGAGSVLLGHAFPSVVRAVQEQAARGTGLTVNHPLEIEAAELLAEIVPCAEMVRFCKGGGESDMVAVRIARAATGRDKVAFCGYHGWHDWYLSANLAPGAALEKHLMHGITPLGVPKGLMDTTLAFEYNNLDSLRNLLEENRGEVACVIMEAARTYTPDPGYLEGVRQLTRDHGVVLIFDEVVTGFRTALGGAQEYYGVVPDLATFAKCISNGFALGAVVGKREIMQVALDSFISSVYWAEATGLAACKATLQEYRARNVSAIIQDIGLSFMKGLRGIFGELGLSFRVIGLPSFPAMVFEGVPAEQNAAASTLYLQETAKRGVIGGPGFMFCMQHSQEDLDLALERIGEALVVVGKAVDEGDPVKYLECPVKQSGFRRLV from the coding sequence ATGAATCCACCAATGCAGGGCTCAGACACGCTGACCCGCGGGACCCGAGTCCCCGAATCCACCCGGCTCTATCGGAGGGCCGACAATCTGATCGCCGGCCGCACCCACCTGTTCGGAAGGCGGGCCGAACTGCACGCGCAGGGGATCTCGCCCGTCTACAGCCACCGCCAGCAGGGCTGCCGGCTATGGGACGTGGACGGCAACGAGTACCTCGACTTCAACCTCGGCGCCGGATCGGTCCTTCTGGGACATGCCTTTCCCAGCGTGGTCCGGGCCGTCCAGGAGCAGGCCGCCAGGGGTACCGGGTTGACCGTCAATCACCCCCTGGAGATCGAGGCCGCCGAACTGTTGGCCGAGATCGTTCCCTGTGCCGAAATGGTGCGCTTCTGCAAGGGCGGCGGCGAGTCCGACATGGTTGCCGTCCGCATCGCCCGGGCGGCTACCGGCAGGGACAAGGTGGCCTTTTGCGGCTATCACGGCTGGCATGACTGGTACCTGTCGGCCAATCTGGCTCCAGGCGCGGCTCTGGAAAAACACCTGATGCACGGGATTACCCCTCTGGGAGTTCCCAAGGGTCTGATGGACACCACCCTGGCCTTTGAATACAACAATCTGGACTCGCTCCGAAACCTGCTGGAGGAGAACCGGGGTGAGGTGGCCTGCGTGATCATGGAGGCGGCTCGCACCTACACCCCCGACCCCGGCTACCTGGAGGGAGTGCGCCAACTCACTCGGGACCACGGAGTGGTTCTGATCTTCGACGAGGTGGTCACGGGATTCCGCACCGCTCTGGGCGGCGCCCAGGAGTACTACGGGGTCGTCCCCGATTTGGCCACCTTCGCCAAGTGCATTTCAAACGGCTTTGCCCTGGGCGCCGTGGTAGGCAAAAGGGAGATCATGCAGGTGGCTCTGGACTCTTTCATCAGCAGCGTCTACTGGGCCGAAGCCACCGGCCTGGCAGCCTGCAAGGCCACCCTGCAGGAGTACCGCGCCCGAAACGTCAGTGCGATCATCCAGGACATCGGCCTCAGCTTCATGAAGGGCCTGAGGGGGATTTTCGGGGAGCTGGGGCTCTCCTTCCGGGTGATTGGACTACCCTCCTTCCCCGCCATGGTCTTTGAAGGGGTTCCTGCCGAGCAGAACGCCGCCGCGTCCACCCTTTACCTGCAGGAAACCGCCAAGAGAGGTGTGATTGGCGGGCCGGGCTTCATGTTCTGCATGCAGCACTCGCAGGAGGACCTGGATTTGGCCCTGGAGAGGATTGGCGAAGCCCTGGTCGTAGTGGGCAAGGCGGTGGACGAGGGCGATCCGGTCAAGTACCTGGAATGCCCCGTCAAGCAGTCGGGTTTTCGGCGGCTGGTCTAG
- a CDS encoding sulfatase-like hydrolase/transferase yields MGTYGVFDGRGIDWSQFGLRGWMDASLWVLVLAAGLRFSHHLIRITSQASWTLIGLQSVLMLALSLTSEGGMWWKEHTPRHRVPAELLDYSSSRNIVHIILDSFQTDIFRELVVEQQLEDDLEGFVLFEDNMGVAPYTSFSIPAIFSGQIFDGKQLPGSYYRESVRKGFQNRLHDDGYKVNLVPLESMRDGKYTNYYRIPRVYMGSPEDVVQLSAAHLMDVALFRQLPHWARYGVYNDNNWLITPLVAGHRSVSSFQKKAFFNDYAGNVFVGDSQPAYHFLHLIPPHPPYVTRDDGSYAGRVLPNTRENYRNEARAILKLFLKLLNRLKELNLYDSSLIVLQGDHGSQIPPVIDGETIETCVPRLAALLTMKLPGSSGALTVSRAQTSLLDIAATIMKASGVDGGFPGRPIFEISPREARSRPFVTYRTSTGEPELTKYLITGSVFDPAACHGGEPVAVLRTRPQYEFGTDITFGLLGNADDFLGFGWSSPMSNGCWNNGHNSSLKIKLAVPENDLLLKATLRPYIKPEVPEQQIHVLANGTEIDLWSAGKQQVHQFRAVIPKALIHSPDVEIAFHLPNAVSPRSIGAGGDRRQLAILMRSLSLHPWPDYRYGTEIRFGRNGNAEAFMGRGWSKSAEDNFRWTSGHLASLHIPVPVPQKDLTLQAVLRPFLREERVPKQTIRVLANRNKVGEWTATERKTHTLQATIPKELVDSRGVTIEFDLPDAISPKSIDGGRDVRKLAAAMVRVSLNVKDR; encoded by the coding sequence ATGGGAACCTACGGAGTCTTCGATGGGAGAGGAATCGATTGGTCGCAGTTTGGCTTGCGCGGTTGGATGGATGCATCGCTATGGGTCCTGGTCCTGGCAGCCGGCCTGCGTTTTTCACACCACCTGATCAGGATCACCTCACAGGCCAGCTGGACGCTGATTGGTCTGCAATCGGTTCTGATGTTGGCCCTAAGCCTCACTTCCGAAGGAGGAATGTGGTGGAAGGAGCACACTCCCCGGCACCGGGTTCCAGCCGAGTTGCTGGACTATTCCTCTTCAAGGAATATCGTTCACATTATTCTGGACAGCTTTCAAACCGACATTTTCCGGGAACTGGTGGTCGAGCAACAACTGGAAGACGACCTGGAGGGCTTTGTTCTGTTCGAAGACAACATGGGGGTTGCTCCCTACACTTCGTTTTCGATACCGGCCATCTTCTCCGGTCAGATTTTTGACGGGAAACAACTCCCGGGAAGCTACTACCGGGAATCGGTGCGCAAAGGTTTTCAGAACCGTCTACACGATGACGGATATAAAGTGAACCTGGTTCCCTTGGAGTCCATGCGGGATGGCAAGTACACGAATTACTACCGCATTCCACGCGTTTACATGGGTTCGCCGGAGGATGTGGTTCAACTCAGCGCCGCCCACCTCATGGATGTGGCGCTGTTTCGGCAACTTCCCCATTGGGCTCGCTATGGAGTCTACAACGACAACAATTGGTTGATCACACCGCTGGTGGCCGGACACAGGAGTGTCTCTTCTTTCCAGAAAAAGGCGTTCTTCAACGATTATGCGGGAAATGTTTTTGTTGGCGATTCCCAACCGGCCTATCACTTCCTCCACCTGATTCCGCCCCATCCTCCTTATGTCACGCGGGATGACGGAAGTTATGCCGGCCGGGTCCTTCCCAACACCAGGGAAAATTATCGGAACGAAGCGCGCGCAATCCTGAAACTCTTTCTGAAGTTGTTGAATCGACTCAAGGAATTGAATCTTTACGATTCATCCCTCATTGTTCTGCAGGGCGATCACGGCAGCCAGATTCCTCCGGTTATCGATGGGGAAACGATCGAAACCTGTGTCCCCCGGCTTGCCGCCCTGCTAACGATGAAGCTCCCGGGAAGCTCGGGGGCCCTGACGGTTTCGAGGGCTCAAACCTCTCTCCTGGACATCGCGGCAACCATCATGAAAGCGAGTGGAGTCGATGGAGGGTTTCCCGGACGACCCATTTTTGAAATCTCCCCCAGGGAGGCACGAAGTCGTCCGTTCGTAACCTACCGCACGTCCACTGGAGAGCCGGAACTCACCAAGTACCTGATTACAGGCAGCGTTTTCGATCCGGCGGCATGCCACGGTGGCGAGCCTGTTGCCGTATTGAGAACGAGACCCCAGTACGAATTCGGTACCGACATCACCTTCGGTCTGTTGGGAAATGCGGACGATTTTCTGGGCTTCGGGTGGAGCTCGCCGATGAGTAACGGCTGCTGGAACAATGGCCACAACTCGAGCTTGAAGATCAAGCTGGCTGTACCTGAAAACGATCTTCTCTTGAAGGCCACTCTCAGACCCTACATCAAACCGGAGGTCCCGGAACAACAAATTCACGTCCTTGCCAATGGCACAGAGATCGATCTCTGGTCTGCCGGTAAACAGCAGGTGCACCAGTTTCGAGCCGTAATTCCAAAGGCACTGATTCATTCTCCAGACGTAGAAATCGCATTCCATCTCCCCAATGCGGTTTCGCCCAGGTCGATTGGCGCCGGAGGAGACAGGAGACAATTGGCCATATTGATGCGTTCCCTCAGCCTGCATCCTTGGCCGGACTATCGGTACGGGACGGAGATCCGATTCGGAAGGAATGGCAACGCTGAAGCCTTTATGGGCAGGGGGTGGAGCAAATCGGCCGAGGACAACTTCCGCTGGACCAGCGGACACCTCGCCAGCCTCCATATTCCAGTGCCCGTTCCTCAAAAGGATCTCACCCTGCAGGCAGTGCTTCGACCCTTCCTGCGAGAAGAACGGGTGCCCAAGCAGACCATCCGTGTTTTGGCCAACAGAAACAAGGTCGGTGAATGGACAGCCACTGAGAGAAAGACTCACACGTTGCAGGCGACCATCCCAAAGGAACTGGTCGACTCCAGGGGAGTCACGATCGAATTCGACTTGCCCGACGCCATCTCCCCCAAATCCATCGACGGTGGAAGGGATGTCAGAAAATTGGCCGCGGCCATGGTGAGAGTCAGCCTGAATGTGAAGGACAGGTAA
- a CDS encoding sulfatase-like hydrolase/transferase, protein MVASKPFRDSWTEVLGPASLGRVFGLTFLAVYFYVFMEWLFFVTKPSFMSSLPLSESLLILAVSSGPVLVATVAPLVLYWMVGALLGYGSALAGFQVPGPVRALWVPVSLLLPCWVLALAAFLMVDNFTLTVLGWGIRHVEAKGLLGYQALLVLIAVAVYTLTWQAIRTISRHGLGRSLGVACAAMASITLVGTLYLGTHKVSASTPVGPHVKNGVLPNILLIVGDGVEAEHMSLYGYDRDTTPYLRQLADRSLLCENNFPNAGPSAASVASILTGKLPTETRLIYPPDILRGKDAYQHLPAILKTLGYRSANIGLRYYADAYDLNMRHSFDWANDRELKGFLLPEWFTDAIGQGAAYFLTQIRDRIESRLLHVFDVERMSDAFDQLVHVPYQSRGDTERIVQLWRWLAEGEGPFFVYLHMLGTHGPKFRPVRRVYSEGKTQDEPWMTDFYDDAILQFDTHVKKILDGLADRNLLQDTIVVITSDHGIKHANRKRIPLMFLFPTDDRRRRVSSNSQNLDIAPTLLDYLGMDRPGWMTGQSLIGKDPNHERTNFAADRIHGTGVIARRQITPSHIVPPFFSLGSVSLVQCDTAFEFRLRRNVLNVWKVKGHTRPCADGPSPAEAMQQIVGHLDRYDYDTSLLDLSRVRVFFRKE, encoded by the coding sequence GTGGTTGCTTCAAAGCCCTTCCGGGACTCATGGACGGAAGTCCTGGGGCCCGCATCTTTGGGACGAGTCTTCGGACTCACATTCCTGGCCGTGTATTTCTACGTTTTCATGGAATGGCTATTCTTTGTCACCAAGCCTTCTTTCATGTCTTCGCTGCCCTTGTCCGAGTCCCTGCTCATTCTCGCGGTTTCTTCCGGCCCAGTGCTGGTGGCGACGGTCGCACCCCTGGTGTTGTACTGGATGGTCGGGGCCTTGCTTGGATACGGCTCCGCGTTGGCCGGCTTCCAGGTTCCCGGCCCCGTCCGCGCTCTATGGGTCCCCGTGAGCCTCCTGCTTCCGTGCTGGGTGCTGGCTCTGGCTGCCTTTCTGATGGTCGACAACTTCACCTTGACGGTGCTGGGCTGGGGTATCAGGCATGTCGAGGCCAAGGGGTTGCTCGGGTATCAGGCTCTGCTCGTGTTGATTGCAGTGGCGGTCTACACCCTGACTTGGCAGGCAATACGGACCATTTCACGTCACGGGCTCGGTCGCTCGCTCGGCGTCGCATGCGCCGCAATGGCTTCGATCACGCTGGTTGGGACCCTCTACCTGGGGACTCACAAAGTATCAGCGTCCACGCCGGTCGGCCCACACGTGAAGAACGGAGTGCTGCCCAACATACTCCTGATCGTCGGAGACGGTGTTGAGGCCGAGCATATGTCGCTGTATGGTTACGACAGGGACACGACCCCTTACCTCAGGCAACTGGCCGACAGATCGCTGCTTTGCGAGAACAACTTCCCCAATGCGGGACCCTCGGCCGCTTCCGTAGCTTCCATTTTGACGGGGAAGCTCCCCACCGAGACGCGCCTCATTTATCCACCCGATATCCTGAGGGGAAAGGACGCCTACCAGCACCTGCCGGCAATCCTGAAAACCCTTGGATACCGCAGCGCAAACATCGGCCTTCGCTACTATGCCGATGCCTATGATCTCAACATGCGTCATTCCTTCGACTGGGCCAATGATCGAGAACTGAAGGGATTCCTGCTGCCGGAGTGGTTCACTGATGCCATTGGACAGGGGGCCGCCTATTTCCTGACCCAGATTCGTGACCGGATCGAGAGCCGGCTCCTGCACGTCTTCGATGTTGAGCGGATGAGTGACGCGTTCGATCAGCTTGTTCACGTCCCCTACCAGTCACGAGGCGATACGGAGCGAATCGTCCAACTCTGGCGGTGGTTGGCCGAGGGAGAGGGGCCCTTCTTCGTCTACCTCCACATGCTGGGAACCCATGGGCCGAAATTCAGACCTGTCCGGCGCGTTTACTCCGAGGGCAAGACACAGGATGAACCTTGGATGACGGATTTCTATGACGATGCCATTTTGCAGTTTGATACCCACGTGAAGAAAATTCTCGACGGCTTGGCTGACCGGAACCTGTTACAGGACACCATCGTGGTGATCACGTCAGATCACGGCATCAAGCATGCGAACAGGAAACGGATTCCCTTGATGTTTCTGTTTCCAACCGATGACCGAAGACGTCGAGTGTCTTCCAATTCTCAAAACCTCGATATTGCTCCTACCCTGCTCGACTACCTGGGGATGGATCGTCCCGGATGGATGACGGGGCAATCCTTGATCGGGAAGGACCCGAATCACGAGCGCACCAATTTCGCAGCAGACCGGATACATGGCACCGGGGTGATAGCCCGCAGGCAGATAACCCCTTCCCACATTGTTCCTCCATTCTTTTCGCTCGGCAGTGTGTCGCTGGTTCAATGTGACACGGCTTTCGAGTTCCGGTTGCGCAGGAACGTGTTAAACGTGTGGAAGGTCAAGGGTCACACAAGACCATGTGCGGATGGTCCGTCACCGGCAGAGGCCATGCAGCAGATTGTCGGTCACCTGGACCGCTACGACTACGATACTTCTTTGTTGGACCTCTCTCGGGTGAGAGTATTCTTCCGCAAGGAGTAA